The following are encoded in a window of Streptomyces sp. 11x1 genomic DNA:
- a CDS encoding NIPSNAP family protein: protein MPKTTKLRTYTIQDGLLDEWVQRWRSEIVPLRLELGFTIGGAWVDRESNRFIWLISYDGPETFAERNALYWSSPERKAMGLNPDDYLVGDDELTIEQVY, encoded by the coding sequence ATGCCGAAGACCACGAAACTGCGCACGTACACCATCCAGGACGGTCTGCTCGACGAGTGGGTACAGCGCTGGCGGAGCGAAATCGTGCCGTTGCGGCTGGAGTTGGGGTTCACGATCGGTGGAGCTTGGGTGGATCGTGAGAGCAACCGGTTCATCTGGCTCATCTCGTACGACGGTCCGGAGACCTTCGCCGAGCGCAATGCCCTGTACTGGTCGTCGCCCGAGCGCAAGGCCATGGGCCTGAACCCGGACGACTACCTCGTCGGCGACGACGAGCTCACCATCGAACAGGTCTACTGA